Proteins encoded within one genomic window of Nitrospira sp.:
- the fliR gene encoding flagellar biosynthetic protein FliR, producing the protein MNAVQTLHLALPQFQAFSILLVRIAGIISVFPILNTRTIPTPVKAGLVTMLGLVLAPIIQLPNLPTDPVLVVAGIGSEFLIGLTIGLAVRLLFSGFQVAGDMIGTQMGFSAIQMIDPMSHQNAPIIAQFQLTLGSLVFLALNAHLLVVHAIGMSYEFVPPFGAKLSDSIATDIIQLAQNMLRVALKMAAPVFATLVIVNTVLAIMGRAVPQMNVFVQSFPITIGAGLLAMSLALPFTLGLFEKEFEMLVETILGLLKALGHG; encoded by the coding sequence ATGAACGCCGTACAGACCCTTCATCTGGCACTGCCTCAGTTTCAGGCCTTTTCCATTCTACTGGTGCGGATCGCCGGCATCATCAGCGTGTTTCCCATTCTGAACACCCGGACAATTCCCACGCCAGTGAAGGCCGGGCTCGTCACGATGTTGGGACTCGTTCTGGCGCCGATCATCCAATTGCCGAACCTGCCCACAGATCCGGTCTTGGTCGTCGCGGGGATCGGCAGTGAATTTCTGATCGGGTTGACGATCGGGTTGGCGGTCAGGCTGCTCTTTTCAGGATTCCAGGTCGCCGGGGACATGATCGGGACTCAAATGGGATTCAGCGCGATTCAGATGATCGACCCGATGAGCCATCAAAATGCGCCGATCATTGCACAATTCCAACTCACGTTGGGTTCCTTGGTGTTTCTCGCCCTGAATGCGCATTTGTTGGTGGTGCATGCCATCGGCATGAGCTACGAATTCGTTCCACCGTTCGGGGCGAAGCTGTCCGACAGTATCGCAACGGACATTATTCAACTCGCGCAAAACATGCTGCGGGTGGCGCTCAAGATGGCCGCCCCCGTGTTTGCGACGCTCGTGATCGTCAATACGGTGCTGGCCATTATGGGACGAGCCGTGCCGCAGATGAACGTATTTGTGCAGAGTTTTCCGATCACGATCGGGGCAGGGCTGCTGGCGATGAGTCTGGCCTTACCCTTTACGCTCGGTTTGTTCGAGAAAGAATTTGAGATGCTGGTGGAGACGATTCTCGGGCTCCTGAAAGCGTTGGGCCATGGCTGA
- a CDS encoding MinD/ParA family protein — MAMQPGILDPQLRACDGGVGPSRTQVITVTSGKGGVGKSNVVANTAIALAQTGKKVLVLDADLGLGNVDILLGLTPKYTLEHVLAKTCRLEDIALTGPSGITVLPASTGISQLTVLTEAQQLILQEELERLASTMDVLLIDTGAGISSTVTYFAAAAQSIVVVVSPEPTSLTDAYALMKVLLRQYRERRFYVLVNMVKSPRDAARIYRKLEVAVSRFLHISLDYLGAIPQDDYVPMAVTQQRAVIDLFPHAPASRAFRELTEAVSQLTPPAIPKGTVQFLWQQLLRTH; from the coding sequence ATGGCGATGCAACCAGGAATTTTGGATCCGCAACTGAGAGCCTGTGACGGCGGCGTCGGTCCCTCCCGAACACAGGTGATCACGGTCACCAGCGGCAAAGGCGGAGTGGGGAAAAGCAACGTGGTCGCCAACACGGCGATCGCCTTGGCTCAAACCGGCAAAAAAGTCCTGGTGCTCGATGCGGACCTCGGATTGGGCAACGTCGACATCCTGCTCGGGCTGACACCGAAATACACACTGGAGCACGTGCTCGCCAAGACCTGTCGGCTCGAAGACATTGCCTTGACCGGCCCCAGCGGCATCACCGTCCTGCCAGCCAGTACAGGAATTTCGCAGCTCACCGTTCTGACGGAAGCACAACAGCTCATCCTGCAGGAAGAGTTGGAACGATTGGCCTCGACGATGGATGTGCTGCTGATCGACACCGGCGCAGGGATCTCGTCGACCGTGACCTATTTCGCCGCAGCGGCACAATCGATCGTTGTCGTCGTGTCTCCTGAGCCCACCTCGCTGACCGATGCCTATGCCTTGATGAAGGTGTTGCTCCGGCAATACCGCGAGCGCCGGTTTTACGTTTTGGTGAACATGGTGAAGTCGCCTCGGGATGCGGCCCGCATCTATCGAAAGCTGGAGGTCGCGGTGAGCCGATTCCTCCACATTTCACTTGATTACTTGGGGGCTATTCCGCAGGACGACTATGTCCCGATGGCGGTGACCCAGCAGCGGGCCGTCATCGATCTGTTCCCTCATGCGCCGGCTAGCCGCGCGTTTCGAGAATTGACGGAAGCGGTGTCGCAATTGACGCCACCGGCGATCCCCAAGGGAACCGTCCAGTTCCTGTGGCAACAACTTCTGCGGACGCATTGA
- the flhF gene encoding flagellar biosynthesis protein FlhF has protein sequence MKVRTFHVASMHEAIRSIKETLGPDAVILSTKRVRSWDNGFGLLGGSVLEVMAAIEDDVAVPDAAPILADAEHVAPVSLSAPTVPAEESRFQKTLQGAMEQRTDNAKFANHPLLTAPRQAKTAGVASAPQSQAQTQHHAQGTAFQSFQRVYEDLLAQGVEHATAEACLRELRETLVEQGTSQRHSSLQLLRTVLLDRVTTAGPLLSTTGEQKIALFVGPSGVGKTSTIAKLATHYGIVEQRSVALITMDTYRPAAVEHLRLYAEVLGVELSVAASCEEAQEAIDLAREAELILIDTAGFNPYEPIAAQRWRGLLNRGLPMEVHLVLAAATRVPDLVVSTSQCVDVPSLRLLFTKLDETTGYGGIFEATHRTGIPLSYWGTGQRVPDDLVQAHVNRLGDLLLGGQVRTPGGGTNTAWDAQGTSPVVPGNRSYAR, from the coding sequence ATGAAGGTACGGACCTTTCACGTCGCGTCGATGCATGAGGCCATCCGCTCCATCAAGGAGACCCTTGGTCCGGACGCCGTCATTTTGTCCACCAAGCGGGTGCGGTCATGGGACAACGGATTCGGCCTGCTGGGGGGCTCTGTGCTGGAAGTCATGGCGGCGATCGAGGACGACGTAGCCGTGCCGGACGCAGCACCGATCCTCGCTGACGCCGAGCACGTCGCTCCGGTGAGCCTTTCGGCTCCGACGGTGCCGGCGGAGGAATCGCGCTTCCAAAAAACGCTTCAGGGCGCAATGGAGCAGAGGACCGACAACGCGAAATTCGCGAATCACCCACTCCTGACAGCGCCTCGTCAGGCCAAGACGGCCGGGGTGGCTTCAGCGCCACAGAGCCAGGCGCAGACACAGCATCACGCCCAGGGCACGGCGTTTCAGTCCTTCCAACGTGTCTATGAGGATCTCCTCGCGCAGGGCGTCGAACATGCGACGGCTGAGGCCTGTCTGCGAGAACTGCGGGAAACCCTCGTCGAGCAGGGGACGTCTCAGCGTCACTCATCGCTCCAGTTGCTACGCACGGTGTTGCTCGATCGAGTGACCACGGCCGGCCCGCTTTTGAGCACGACCGGTGAACAGAAAATCGCCTTGTTCGTCGGTCCCAGCGGCGTCGGTAAAACCTCCACGATCGCCAAATTGGCGACACACTACGGCATCGTGGAACAGCGGAGCGTGGCCTTGATCACGATGGACACCTATCGTCCGGCTGCAGTGGAACATCTCCGGCTCTATGCGGAAGTCTTGGGGGTGGAATTGTCGGTGGCGGCATCCTGCGAGGAAGCCCAGGAGGCGATCGATCTGGCGCGGGAAGCGGAACTGATCTTGATCGACACGGCGGGATTCAATCCCTATGAACCGATCGCCGCTCAACGCTGGAGAGGGCTGCTGAATCGCGGGCTTCCCATGGAAGTGCATCTGGTCCTGGCCGCGGCCACACGTGTGCCTGATCTCGTGGTCAGCACGAGTCAGTGTGTGGATGTCCCGTCATTGCGACTACTGTTCACCAAGCTGGATGAAACCACCGGGTACGGGGGGATCTTCGAGGCCACTCACCGCACCGGCATTCCGTTGTCTTACTGGGGGACCGGGCAACGGGTTCCCGACGACCTGGTTCAGGCTCATGTCAATCGCCTGGGAGACCTCCTCTTGGGCGGGCAAGTGCGTACACCAGGCGGTGGCACCAACACTGCATGGGATGCGCAGGGAACATCTCCGGTTGTGCCGGGAAATCGGTCGTACGCGCGGTAG
- the flhB gene encoding flagellar biosynthesis protein FlhB: MADSSQNRTEQATPKRKSEARAKGQIALSRDAAMAIALLGSFGALYWMTPAIMNRLRASLQAWLSRSMEETTYQALNLDHLHVILRQIGLDVFFMLGPVVAGIAVVGVGANLMQTGFLWKQDGFSLDWSRISPMGGFSRLFSPRSVVELIKSWLKILVIGAVGYLTIKQDMLEFLALTQFGMESLLPTVGWATIKAALTISGAELVIGAADYGYQRFQWERDLRMSRDEIKEESRAAEGDPAVKSKIRSTQREMSRKRMMAAVPTADVIITNPTHLAVALKYDAKANGAPVVVAKGAGFIAEKIREIGRQHGVMIVENKLVARTLYKLVDVGREVPEDLYRAVAEILAFVYRVRGKLPPA; encoded by the coding sequence ATGGCTGACAGCTCGCAAAACCGTACAGAACAGGCGACACCGAAACGCAAATCTGAAGCGAGAGCGAAGGGTCAAATCGCGCTCAGCCGCGATGCCGCCATGGCGATCGCGCTGTTGGGCAGTTTCGGTGCACTGTATTGGATGACGCCGGCGATCATGAACAGACTGCGTGCCAGTCTCCAGGCGTGGCTCTCTCGTTCAATGGAGGAGACGACGTATCAGGCACTCAACCTCGATCATCTGCATGTGATTCTCCGCCAGATCGGCCTGGATGTCTTTTTCATGCTGGGACCGGTCGTAGCCGGGATCGCCGTAGTGGGTGTCGGCGCCAATCTCATGCAGACTGGGTTTCTCTGGAAACAAGATGGGTTCAGCCTGGACTGGTCGCGCATTAGCCCGATGGGAGGCTTCTCGCGCCTCTTTTCGCCGCGATCTGTCGTCGAACTGATCAAATCCTGGCTCAAGATATTAGTCATCGGCGCGGTGGGCTATCTCACCATCAAGCAGGACATGCTGGAATTCCTGGCGCTGACGCAATTCGGCATGGAGTCCCTGCTGCCGACGGTGGGTTGGGCGACCATCAAGGCCGCGCTCACCATCAGCGGCGCCGAGTTGGTGATCGGTGCCGCGGACTATGGGTATCAGCGTTTCCAATGGGAGCGGGACCTCCGGATGTCGCGCGATGAAATCAAGGAAGAAAGTCGCGCGGCGGAAGGAGACCCGGCGGTCAAATCGAAGATCCGCAGCACGCAACGCGAAATGTCCCGCAAGCGCATGATGGCGGCCGTGCCTACAGCCGACGTGATCATCACCAACCCGACACACCTGGCGGTGGCGCTGAAATACGACGCGAAAGCCAATGGCGCACCGGTCGTCGTGGCCAAGGGCGCAGGATTCATCGCCGAGAAGATTCGAGAGATCGGTCGCCAACACGGCGTCATGATCGTGGAAAACAAGTTGGTGGCGCGGACCCTCTACAAGTTGGTCGACGTCGGCCGCGAGGTGCCTGAAGACCTGTACCGCGCCGTCGCGGAAATCCTGGCCTTTGTGTATCGCGTACGCGGCAAACTGCCGCCCGCATAA
- a CDS encoding flagellar hook-basal body protein encodes MNRAIYPILSGAVAQEKQLQVFANNLANVNTSGFKQDQQGFRGLFARANSVAMGSPSNGIVSTISTRPAGPSERVFAEAHGVRTTFEPGRIRITGNPLDVAIQTDGFFEVKTPEGARYTRNGIFSLDSQRRLVTNLGHPVMGTKGEIKVPPGNIQINTEGAIQVDGNTIGNIKVVEFPESDMPQKYTEGLFAGGKPSTSVKPRLQPGHIEESNVNSLTEMVKMIQGMRSYESAQKLIQTLDRMTETAIQDLGRVQ; translated from the coding sequence ATGAATCGAGCCATCTATCCAATTCTTTCCGGCGCAGTTGCTCAAGAAAAGCAGTTGCAGGTGTTCGCCAACAATTTGGCGAACGTCAATACTTCCGGCTTCAAACAGGACCAGCAGGGGTTCCGTGGGCTCTTTGCCCGTGCCAATTCGGTTGCAATGGGGTCGCCCTCGAACGGCATCGTGTCCACCATCTCCACGCGTCCGGCGGGTCCGAGCGAACGGGTCTTCGCGGAAGCGCATGGTGTGCGCACCACGTTTGAGCCAGGCCGGATCCGCATCACGGGCAACCCGCTCGATGTGGCAATCCAGACCGACGGATTTTTTGAGGTCAAGACTCCGGAAGGAGCCCGCTACACCAGGAACGGTATTTTCTCCCTCGACAGCCAGCGCCGACTGGTGACGAACCTCGGTCATCCCGTGATGGGGACCAAAGGCGAGATCAAGGTCCCGCCCGGAAACATCCAGATCAACACGGAAGGCGCGATTCAAGTCGATGGGAACACGATCGGCAACATCAAGGTGGTCGAGTTTCCTGAGTCCGACATGCCACAAAAATATACCGAAGGATTGTTTGCCGGGGGCAAGCCCAGCACCTCGGTCAAGCCGCGGCTGCAGCCGGGACATATTGAAGAATCGAACGTGAATTCGCTCACCGAAATGGTGAAGATGATTCAGGGGATGCGGAGTTATGAGTCGGCGCAGAAGCTGATTCAGACGCTTGATCGTATGACGGAGACGGCCATCCAGGATCTGGGCCGGGTGCAATAG
- the fliN gene encoding flagellar motor switch protein FliN: MGNGDSTAQTDSSNGEVSPQPTSFPPVDNHGAVPANKNIEFVLDIPLQVTVQIGSTRMLIRELLQLGQGSVIELTKLAGEPMEVLVNNKLVARGEVVVVNEKFGIRLTDVVSPNQRIQQLG; the protein is encoded by the coding sequence ATGGGCAACGGTGACAGCACGGCACAGACGGATTCCTCCAACGGCGAAGTCAGCCCGCAACCGACCTCCTTTCCGCCGGTGGACAATCACGGCGCGGTGCCGGCGAACAAAAATATCGAATTCGTCCTGGACATCCCGCTTCAGGTCACGGTGCAGATCGGATCGACCAGAATGTTGATTCGTGAGTTGCTTCAGCTGGGGCAGGGCTCGGTCATCGAACTCACGAAACTCGCGGGGGAGCCGATGGAAGTGTTGGTCAACAACAAACTCGTGGCGCGGGGCGAAGTCGTCGTCGTCAACGAAAAATTCGGTATTCGTCTGACAGACGTCGTCAGTCCAAATCAACGGATTCAACAACTCGGATGA
- a CDS encoding GGDEF domain-containing protein, which yields MACVMFMAGGLYWTASVGLLTVSALTAYPVMVMLGMGFSLLVFGAANWSIRQPVAASTPDTPATLSLVGAAHTYDPVTGLPRQRLFLSLLTQAVGRAQREGRQAAILVIELEHFTAETDAYAMLNRNLMYRVQAARVKSALRTVDVVARLTESRFAVLLEQVMTQDEVLAIAKKMQRTIAQPVTLDCHELFLSSRIGISLSGQDGVDAPALIEAAVHALERALAQGGTLGGIAGAQDMSAADSASTIAA from the coding sequence GTGGCCTGTGTCATGTTTATGGCGGGCGGGTTGTACTGGACGGCCTCCGTGGGGTTGCTCACGGTTTCGGCGTTGACTGCCTATCCCGTCATGGTGATGTTGGGAATGGGCTTCTCCCTCTTGGTATTTGGAGCGGCGAATTGGTCCATTCGGCAACCGGTGGCCGCATCCACACCTGATACGCCGGCAACGCTCTCGCTGGTCGGTGCGGCACATACGTACGATCCGGTAACGGGGCTCCCAAGGCAGCGGTTGTTTCTCTCACTCCTGACCCAAGCGGTAGGCCGTGCTCAGAGGGAAGGGCGCCAGGCTGCCATTCTCGTCATCGAGCTTGAGCACTTCACGGCGGAAACCGATGCCTATGCGATGCTGAACCGGAATCTGATGTACCGTGTTCAGGCCGCACGGGTGAAAAGCGCGTTGCGGACCGTCGATGTCGTCGCCAGGCTCACAGAGTCGCGGTTTGCGGTGCTGTTAGAGCAGGTGATGACACAGGATGAGGTGCTGGCGATTGCGAAAAAGATGCAGCGCACGATCGCCCAGCCAGTCACCCTCGATTGCCACGAGTTGTTCCTCAGCAGCCGGATCGGCATCAGCCTCTCAGGTCAGGATGGAGTCGATGCGCCGGCATTGATTGAGGCTGCCGTGCACGCCTTGGAGCGCGCACTGGCACAAGGCGGCACCCTGGGCGGGATTGCCGGTGCGCAGGACATGTCGGCCGCTGATTCTGCTTCCACGATTGCAGCCTAA
- the fliP gene encoding flagellar type III secretion system pore protein FliP (The bacterial flagellar biogenesis protein FliP forms a type III secretion system (T3SS)-type pore required for flagellar assembly.), whose protein sequence is MRRQSPRPCAARWGAGIVLLAVLACLVGASSAQAEGPTLTLDLGSGGTKQTAVVLQILALLTVLSLAPAMFIMVTSFTRMVIVLSFLRQALGTQQVPPNQVLISLALFLTMFVMAPVGQSVYKDALQPLLAEQIGYDEAWNKGIQPIRAFMLKQMRDKDLELFLELSHAQKPAKVDDVPTHVIIPAFVLSELRISFQIGFLLYIPFLIVDMVVASVLMSMGMMLLPPVMISLPFKLILFVLADGWYLVVGSMVKSFQ, encoded by the coding sequence ATGCGTAGACAATCCCCGCGGCCCTGCGCCGCTCGATGGGGAGCCGGCATCGTGCTCCTGGCCGTACTGGCCTGTCTCGTCGGAGCCTCGTCCGCGCAAGCCGAAGGGCCCACGCTCACCCTCGATCTTGGGAGCGGTGGAACCAAGCAAACCGCCGTCGTGCTCCAAATCCTCGCACTGCTGACCGTGCTGTCGCTGGCGCCAGCCATGTTCATCATGGTGACGTCGTTCACCCGTATGGTGATTGTCTTGTCGTTTCTCCGTCAGGCCCTGGGCACGCAGCAGGTGCCACCCAATCAAGTTCTCATCAGCTTGGCGCTGTTTCTGACGATGTTCGTCATGGCCCCGGTTGGCCAGTCTGTCTACAAGGATGCGCTCCAGCCGTTGCTCGCGGAGCAAATCGGCTACGACGAAGCGTGGAACAAGGGTATTCAACCGATTCGCGCCTTCATGTTGAAGCAGATGCGCGATAAGGATTTGGAACTGTTTTTGGAACTCTCGCATGCGCAGAAACCGGCCAAGGTGGATGACGTGCCGACCCATGTCATCATTCCGGCATTCGTGCTGAGTGAGTTGCGTATTTCCTTCCAGATTGGATTCCTGCTGTACATTCCTTTTCTGATCGTGGACATGGTCGTCGCCAGCGTCCTGATGTCCATGGGCATGATGCTCCTGCCGCCGGTCATGATCTCACTGCCGTTCAAATTGATTCTCTTTGTGTTGGCCGACGGCTGGTATCTGGTCGTCGGTTCCATGGTCAAAAGCTTTCAATAG
- the fliQ gene encoding flagellar biosynthesis protein FliQ, with the protein MTIETVTEIGRQAIETCMLVSAPILGLSLVVGLIVSTFQAMTQINEATLTFVPKVLAVFAATLLFLPWMLGVLIAFMTHIITSIPTLIR; encoded by the coding sequence ATGACGATTGAAACCGTGACGGAAATTGGGCGTCAGGCGATCGAAACGTGCATGCTCGTGTCTGCTCCCATCCTTGGACTGAGCCTCGTGGTGGGGTTGATCGTCAGTACGTTTCAAGCCATGACCCAGATCAACGAAGCGACCCTGACGTTCGTGCCGAAAGTGCTGGCAGTCTTTGCCGCCACCCTCCTATTTCTCCCGTGGATGTTGGGCGTCTTGATTGCGTTTATGACTCACATCATCACCAGTATTCCGACGCTGATTCGCTGA
- the flhA gene encoding flagellar biosynthesis protein FlhA encodes MASENTSIPSSSLVKHPDILMSVGVVGILMVMLVPLPRFFLDLLLSFNITLSIIILLVGMQVRRPLEFSVFPSILLMVTLLRLALNIASTRLILLHGNEGAAAAGEVIRAFGNFVVGGNYTVGLVVFTILVIINFVVITKGAGRVAEVAARFTLDAMPGKQMAIDADLNAGLINDKEARQRRKEIAQEADFYGAMDGSSKFVRGDAVAAVVITLVNILGGLTIGVLQQGMSLSAAAQTYTLLTVGEGLVAQVPALIVSTAAGIVITRAASEVNLGFEVTRQVLISPKAIGTASGILLAMGLVPGLPHLAFLALGSLTGWMAFQINEQQKGAAAQPEQASPQTKAEDAATQVVPLDLMEVQVGYGLIGLVDGGQGGALLDRIKGLRRQFAEHMGFVLPPIHIRDNLQLRPNEYAALLKGVELAKSEVMPAHVLAIDPGTAQRGIIHGLPTKEPAFGLPALWVPEQQREQAQMAGYTVVDPGSAIATHLSELIKRHAHELLGRQEVQGLLDQLGKNHPKLVEEVIPNLIPLGSLVRVLSHLLREGVPIRDLRTILETIADHAATTKDPDILTEVVRQSLGRTITKQYLAPDGSLPIIGLDPRLDRTLADQANAAGQGSQWAPDPLVAQKLLAALKQAAERMVGRGHQPVILCSPSLRRHLRKLTDRILHSVPILGLNEVDSVTRLQALETVRLDLEGSDTRSLA; translated from the coding sequence ATGGCATCTGAGAATACATCGATTCCCAGCAGCTCCCTGGTCAAACACCCGGATATTTTGATGTCCGTGGGCGTGGTCGGCATTCTAATGGTGATGCTGGTCCCGCTCCCGCGATTCTTTCTGGACCTGCTGCTGAGCTTCAACATTACGCTCTCGATCATCATCCTCCTGGTTGGTATGCAGGTTCGCCGGCCGCTCGAATTCTCCGTTTTTCCGTCGATCCTCCTCATGGTGACGCTGCTTCGCCTCGCCCTCAACATTGCGTCCACCCGATTGATTTTACTGCACGGGAATGAAGGGGCGGCGGCGGCGGGTGAAGTCATCCGGGCCTTTGGCAATTTCGTCGTCGGCGGAAACTACACCGTCGGTCTGGTGGTGTTCACGATCCTGGTCATTATCAACTTCGTCGTCATCACCAAAGGTGCGGGCCGTGTCGCGGAGGTCGCCGCACGGTTTACCTTGGATGCCATGCCCGGGAAACAAATGGCGATTGATGCCGATTTGAACGCCGGTCTGATCAACGATAAGGAGGCCCGCCAGCGCCGAAAGGAAATCGCGCAGGAAGCCGATTTCTACGGAGCGATGGACGGTTCGAGCAAATTCGTACGAGGTGATGCTGTGGCGGCAGTGGTCATCACCCTCGTCAATATCCTCGGCGGTTTGACGATCGGTGTGCTGCAGCAGGGCATGTCGCTGTCGGCCGCCGCGCAAACATACACCCTGCTGACGGTCGGTGAAGGCCTGGTCGCGCAGGTGCCGGCGCTCATCGTGTCGACCGCTGCCGGTATCGTGATCACTCGGGCTGCGTCTGAGGTGAACCTCGGATTCGAAGTCACGAGACAGGTCCTCATTTCGCCAAAGGCCATCGGGACGGCCTCCGGCATTCTCCTCGCCATGGGACTGGTTCCTGGATTGCCGCATCTCGCGTTTTTGGCACTCGGCAGCCTGACCGGCTGGATGGCCTTCCAAATCAATGAGCAGCAAAAAGGTGCCGCCGCGCAACCTGAGCAGGCATCTCCGCAGACCAAGGCCGAGGACGCCGCGACGCAGGTGGTGCCATTGGATCTCATGGAAGTACAGGTGGGCTACGGCCTCATCGGCCTGGTCGACGGAGGACAGGGGGGGGCACTCCTCGATCGCATCAAAGGATTACGGCGGCAATTCGCCGAACACATGGGATTCGTCCTTCCGCCGATTCATATTCGAGACAATCTGCAACTGCGGCCGAATGAATATGCGGCGTTGCTCAAAGGCGTCGAACTGGCCAAGTCCGAAGTCATGCCGGCTCATGTGCTGGCTATCGACCCTGGCACGGCGCAACGGGGCATCATCCATGGTTTGCCGACCAAGGAGCCGGCGTTCGGGTTGCCGGCACTCTGGGTTCCTGAACAACAGCGGGAACAGGCTCAAATGGCCGGCTATACCGTGGTCGATCCCGGGTCGGCCATCGCCACCCATCTGTCCGAACTCATCAAGCGGCATGCGCACGAGTTGCTGGGTCGGCAGGAAGTGCAGGGTCTGCTCGATCAACTGGGAAAAAATCACCCCAAGCTCGTGGAAGAAGTGATTCCTAACCTGATTCCGCTTGGCAGCCTGGTCCGGGTGTTGTCGCACCTTCTGCGTGAAGGAGTGCCGATTCGAGACTTGCGGACCATTCTCGAAACGATCGCTGACCACGCTGCCACGACGAAGGATCCGGATATCCTCACGGAAGTGGTGCGGCAATCGCTCGGCCGGACGATTACCAAGCAGTATCTCGCGCCTGATGGGTCGTTGCCGATCATCGGACTCGATCCGCGGCTGGATCGAACCCTTGCCGACCAGGCCAATGCTGCCGGGCAGGGTAGTCAGTGGGCTCCCGACCCGCTGGTGGCACAGAAACTGCTCGCTGCATTGAAGCAAGCGGCCGAACGAATGGTCGGGCGAGGACATCAGCCAGTGATTCTGTGCTCACCTTCGCTGCGGCGACATCTGCGGAAACTCACGGATCGGATTTTGCACTCAGTTCCGATACTCGGCCTGAACGAGGTCGACAGCGTGACACGACTGCAGGCATTGGAAACGGTTCGTTTGGATCTCGAAGGCAGTGATACCAGGAGCTTGGCATGA
- a CDS encoding FliA/WhiG family RNA polymerase sigma factor codes for MTHARKTLAVGNAQRRVIEESDRERVIQEFTHVVKAMAHRLAFRLPAYMDAEDLMSVGIMGLMDAMDKYDPTREAKFKTYAEFRIRGAMLDEIRSMDWIPRSVHERITLLQKTYSELLHRLGRPPSDQEVGKELKMSQEELDEFLTRSRGAVVISLDDLGVQDADGHKIISMLTDSNQPDPLSMLVSERARHVLETAIQDLPEKERLVLSLYYFEELTMKEIGQALKVTESRVCQIHSKAILHLKARLEPVDV; via the coding sequence ATGACGCACGCTCGTAAAACGCTTGCAGTCGGAAATGCCCAGCGCCGAGTGATTGAGGAATCCGATCGTGAACGGGTGATTCAAGAGTTTACTCATGTCGTCAAAGCCATGGCGCATCGGTTGGCGTTTCGACTGCCGGCGTACATGGACGCTGAAGACTTGATGTCCGTCGGAATCATGGGACTCATGGATGCGATGGATAAGTACGATCCGACCCGTGAGGCAAAATTTAAAACCTACGCGGAGTTTCGCATCCGAGGTGCCATGCTCGACGAGATCCGTTCCATGGACTGGATTCCGCGCTCCGTCCATGAGCGTATTACCTTGTTGCAAAAGACCTATTCCGAACTCCTCCATCGCCTCGGCCGTCCACCATCGGACCAGGAAGTCGGCAAAGAGCTCAAGATGTCGCAGGAGGAACTGGATGAGTTTCTCACTCGCTCTCGGGGTGCGGTTGTCATCAGTCTTGACGACCTGGGCGTCCAAGATGCGGACGGCCACAAGATCATCAGCATGCTGACCGACTCCAATCAACCGGATCCACTCTCCATGTTGGTGAGTGAGCGTGCGCGTCACGTGCTCGAAACCGCCATCCAGGATCTTCCGGAAAAAGAACGGCTCGTGTTGTCGCTATATTACTTCGAAGAACTGACGATGAAAGAAATCGGGCAGGCGCTCAAGGTCACTGAATCTCGGGTCTGCCAGATCCATTCGAAGGCCATTCTGCATCTCAAGGCACGGCTGGAACCGGTCGATGTATAG
- a CDS encoding flagellar biosynthetic protein FliO has translation MEIWESVVRMVSALGIVLALIMGLLAVARSSVGRRFLPVSGAPLVHILGSGPLGSRKHVMVVAVAGEVFILGTTPTDLVPLGKVTDPEQVKRLMANAAPAFMAASSGDHQGSVQEGFRATR, from the coding sequence ATGGAAATCTGGGAAAGTGTCGTACGCATGGTATCCGCGCTGGGGATTGTGCTGGCGCTCATCATGGGGCTTCTGGCCGTGGCCCGGTCGTCGGTCGGCCGACGATTTCTTCCCGTGAGCGGTGCTCCCCTGGTGCACATCTTGGGAAGCGGTCCGCTGGGATCGCGCAAACATGTGATGGTTGTGGCGGTGGCCGGAGAAGTGTTCATCCTGGGCACTACGCCAACCGATCTGGTGCCGCTCGGAAAAGTCACCGATCCCGAGCAGGTGAAACGATTGATGGCAAATGCTGCGCCCGCGTTCATGGCCGCGTCGTCAGGGGATCATCAAGGCAGCGTTCAGGAGGGGTTCCGTGCGACCCGCTAA